A single region of the Cucumis melo cultivar AY chromosome 3, USDA_Cmelo_AY_1.0, whole genome shotgun sequence genome encodes:
- the LOC103485555 gene encoding uncharacterized acetyltransferase At3g50280, which produces MPIPTPSSSPILLSKCIVFPDQPSALPDLQLSVSDLPMLSCHYIQKGCLFSTSTNLDAISIVQRLKCSLSKTLSRFPPLAGRLVTDHDGYVYIKCNDAGVDFIHTNAGEFFVRDLLAPGDVPDCFKEFFAFDRTVSFAGHFNPIMAVQITFLADGIFVGCSVNHAVTDGTSFWNFFNTFAEECKSTTTTKKITITPTPDFRRDSVLVSSAVLRLPSSGPKVTFSGDVPLRERIFSFSREAILKLKAKTNEKKLIDNGELTVTAVEIMGKRSNDKYCQNNGKVGTIKDSWNRNDTVSNEHENCEQIPKTTISSFQSLCALLWRSVTRARKLPPNKMTTFRMAVNCRHRLEPKLDPYYFGNAIQSVPTYASAADVLSQDLRWCAEKLNENVMAHDNGMVRRFVEDWEANPRVFPLGNADGASITMGSSPRFPMYENDFGWGRPLAVRSGRANKFDGKISAFPSREGGGSVDLEVVLEPETMAGIESDWEFMQYVSSPLN; this is translated from the coding sequence ATGCCAATTCCAACTCCCTCTTCTTCTCCCATCCTTCTCTCTAAATGCATTGTCTTCCCCGATCAACCTTCCGCCCTCCCCGACCTCCAACTCTCCGTCTCCGATCTCCCCATGCTCTCCTGTCACTATATCCAAAAAGGCTGTCTCTTCAGTACTTCCACTAATCTCGACGCCATTTCCATCGTCCAGCGTCTCAAATGCAGTCTCTCCAAAACTCTCTCTCGTTTTCCGCCCCTCGCCGGTCGTTTAGTCACTGACCACGATGGTTACGTTTACATCAAATGTAACGACGCTGGTGTCGACTTCATCCACACCAATGCCGGTGAGTTCTTCGTTCGTGACCTTCTCGCTCCTGGCGATGTCCCCGATTGCTTCAAGGAGTTTTTTGCTTTCGATCGAACGGTTAGTTTCGCCGGTCATTTTAATCCAATCATGGCCGTTCAAATCACCTTCCTCGCCGACGGCATTTTCGTTGGCTGCTCCGTTAACCACGCTGTCACCGACGGTACCTCCTTTTGGAATTTCTTCAACACATTCGCCGAGGAGTGTAAATCGACAACGACGACTAAAAAAATCACTATCACTCCGACACCGGATTTCCGCCGTGATTCTGTTCTTGTTTCCTCGGCTGTCCTCCGTCTGCCGTCGAGTGGTCCTAAAGTTACGTTCTCCGGCGATGTACCCTTACGCGAGCGAATATTTAGTTTCAGTAGAGAAGCAATTTTGAAACTGAAAGCTAAAAcgaatgaaaagaaattaaTCGATAACGGGGAGTTAACAGTAACGGCGGTGGAGATTATGGGGAAGCGAAGTAATGATAAGTACTGTCAGAATAACGGAAAAGTGGGGACCATTAAAGACAGCTGGAATAGAAACGACACCGTTTCGAATGAACACGAGAATTGCGAGCAGATCCCGAAAACAACAATATCGTCGTTTCAATCACTTTGCGCTTTATTATGGAGGTCAGTAACACGAGCGAGAAAACTGCCGCCTAATAAAATGACAACATTTCGTATGGCGGTGAACTGTCGTCACCGGCTAGAGCCGAAGCTTGATCCTTACTATTTCGGTAATGCAATTCAGAGTGTTCCCACGTACGCTTCCGCCGCCGATGTTCTGTCTCAGGATCTTCGGTGGTGCGCTGAGAAGTTGAACGAGAACGTGATGGCGCACGACAATGGAATGGTGCGGCGGTTTGTAGAGGATTGGGAGGCCAATCCGAGGGTCTTTCCATTGGGGAACGCCGATGGTGCGTCGATTACGATGGGAAGTTCGCCTAGGTTTCCGATGTATGAGAACGATTTCGGATGGGGACGACCTTTGGCGGTGAGGAGTGGACGGGCGAATAAGTTTGACGGGAAGATTTCGGCGTTTCCTAGTAGAGAGGGCGGTGGAAGTGTTGATTTGGAGGTGGTTTTGGAGCCGGAAACTATGGCGGGGATTGAATCAGATTGGGAATTCATGCAATATGTTTCGTCTCCGTTGAATTAA
- the LOC103485559 gene encoding uncharacterized protein LOC103485559, with protein MKRSFILKNPIAFVFMILSLCCVLIVLITTLRLPELTVGFKTGARDKVSLIRKVLKDGKLGKFGEMMIEMLPEDLAFTVFIPSEKAFERELSLRVNESFTSTEKMDDTYAVISRILGFSAVPRTIYSTLVDYGSEISYDAVSGFTLNISKDRDGRLVVNGVRSEMVDLKKKGVLVHIMDGVIMDAAFEQSVKPDDNED; from the coding sequence ATGAAGAGGAGCTTCATTTTAAAGAACCCAATTGCCTTCGTTTTTATGATTCTATCTCTTTGTTGTGTACTTATTGTACTCATTACAACACTAAGACTTCCAGAGCTAACTGTAGGATTTAAGACTGGAGCTAGGGATAAGGTTTCATTGATTAGAAAGGTTCTTAAAGATGGTAAGTTGGGCAAGTTTGGAGAAATGATGATCGAAATGTTGCCTGAGGATCTTGCTTTTACTGTTTTTATTCCTTCGGAGAAGGCTTTCGAGCGTGAATTGAGTTTACGAGTGAATGAAAGTTTCACAAGTACTGAGAAGATGGACGATACCTACGCCGTGATTTCTAGAATATTAGGTTTCTCTGCTGTTCCTCGAACTATTTATTCGACATTGGTAGATTACGGGAGTGAGATTTCTTATGATGCTGTTTCTGGATTCACATTGAACATTTCCAAGGACAGAGATGGGAGGCTCGTTGTTAATGGGGTGAGGTCTGAAATGGTGGATTTAAAGAAGAAGGGTGTTCTTGTTCATATAATGGATGGTGTTATAATGGACGCTGCATTTGAGCAATCAGTAAAACCTGATGACAATGAAGATTAA
- the LOC103485558 gene encoding WUSCHEL-related homeobox 5, with product MEDGVCSRIYVKGGGGCSGESGGGGGKGSGSSKCGRWNPTAEQVKVLTELFRSGLRTPSSDQIQKISHHLSFYGKIESKNVFYWFQNHKARERQKRRKLSLPQQQHFILPPSSNLQHFADQSTTNKGIMDQLEPERMMKTLQLFPLNSTIDETQGLPEDNQYRVNGKQYEDATAFTYKIETKMDHPPLDLRLSFL from the exons atgGAGGATGGAGTTTGTTCTAGAATATATGTAAAAGGGGGAGGAGGATGCAGCGGAGAGAGCGGTGGTGGAGGTGGAAAAGGGAGTGGGAGTAGCAAATGTGGAAGATGGAATCCAACAGCAGAACAAGTAAAAGTACTGACAGAACTGTTCAGGTCAGGGCTTAGAACTCCGAGTAGTGATCAGATTCAGAAAATCTCTCATCATCTCAGCTTTTACGGCAAGATTGAGAGCAAGAATGTGTTTTACTGGTTTCAGAATCATAAAGCTCGTGAGCGACAGAAGCGTCGCAAACTTTCTCTTCCTCAACAACAACATTTCATTCTTCCACCTTCTTCTAACCTTCAAC ATTTTGCAGATCAGTCAACGACGAATAAAGGTATAATGGATCAGTTGGAGCCAGAAAGAATGATGAAAACACTTCAACTTTTTCCATTAAATTCTACCATTGATGAAACACAAGGATTACCAGAGGATAATCAGTATAGAGTAAATGGAAAGCAGTATGAGGATGCAACGGCTTTCACCTACAAAATAGAGACAAAAATGGATCATCCACCATTGGATCTTCGTTTAAGCTTTCTGTAG